A part of Leptospira perdikensis genomic DNA contains:
- a CDS encoding nuclear transport factor 2 family protein produces the protein MNVSENKKIVIDFFKHLNERNMKDAFELFDEDLHWWIVGNIPVSGDYDFKKITFGFKMIFRAFENFQFTLKEMTGEEERVSLIAESHAIRKSTGKHYNNQYHFLFTLHQGKIQKVKEFFDTVHALWVESPESEEIS, from the coding sequence ATGAATGTATCTGAAAACAAAAAGATTGTTATCGATTTTTTTAAACACTTGAATGAACGAAATATGAAAGATGCATTCGAATTATTCGATGAAGACTTACATTGGTGGATTGTAGGAAACATACCCGTTTCCGGTGATTACGACTTTAAAAAGATTACATTTGGATTTAAAATGATCTTCAGAGCGTTTGAGAACTTCCAGTTCACTTTGAAAGAGATGACGGGAGAAGAGGAGCGAGTGAGCCTTATCGCCGAATCTCATGCAATTAGAAAATCTACCGGGAAACATTATAACAACCAGTATCATTTTCTATTTACCCTGCACCAAGGTAAGATACAGAAGGTAAAAGAATTTTTTGATACAGTTCATGCTTTGTGGGTAGAAAGTCCAGAAAGCGAAGAGATTTCTTGA